One region of Asterias rubens chromosome 5, eAstRub1.3, whole genome shotgun sequence genomic DNA includes:
- the LOC117290931 gene encoding actin-related protein 2/3 complex subunit 3-A-like, with product MPAYHSALQAQTSVCKLALLPLNTKFKGPAPPGDGNPDIIDESMSYFKANVFFRTYEIKSEADRVLIYITLYITECLKKLQRCTSKVNGKKDLISLAIANFDIPGEPRFPLNAMYQKPSNKNEADQVRSYLTQIRQETGQRLVEKVFDPATDKPSKWWMCFAKRKFMEKSLSAPGQ from the exons ATGCCG GCATATCACTCTGCCCTTCAAGCTCAAACGAGTGTTTGCAAACTAGCGTTGCTTCCACTAAACACCAAATTTAAAGGCCCAGCACCTCCAG GTGATGGAAATCCTGACATCATCGATGAATCCATGTCCTATTTCAAGGCCAATGTGTTCTTCAGAACCTATGAAATCAAA agtGAAGCAGACAGAGTTCTGATCTACATCACACTATACATCACTGAGTGCCTGAAGAAATTGCAAAGG tGCACATCCAAGGTTAACGGTAAGAAGGACCTGATCAGCCTTGCTATAGCTAACTTTGACATTCCTGGTGAGCCACGGTTCCCGTTGAACGCCATGTACCAGAAGCCATCTAACAAGAATGAAGCAG ATCAAGTTCGATCGTACCTGACCCAGATTCGGCAAGAGACTGGACAGCGTCTCGTAGAAAAAGTCTTTGATCCGGCAACAGATAAACCAAGCAAGTGGTGGATGTGCTTTGCTAAAAGAAAGTTTATGGAGAAGAGTCTGTCTGCACCTGGCCAATAA